atatatgcataaaattatCTGTCTCTCTACCCCACGATCACGATCATTAGATTACAGACCTAGGATTAATGACTGAAAGTTGCATTCAAGCATTGTATTCAAAGACAAGCTGAGTGAACTGATGCATGGATTTGAACTATTTTTGGATGTTTTGGTACATAGGAACATGctataattaattagtataagGATTACAAGAAACGGAAGTCATGGCAGCAAACGGCCACTGGCTTGGCTGCTCGTAGCTCAGTTCTCTGATCTTTCTCTTGTTGCAGaaaattatcaatgcacaaattGAGGAGGAGGAAATATTAGATGTGACTTCAACTCAAGGGTCTCAATCTTCACACTGGCATGTACGAGGACGCACGTGAAAGAGAGTTACGTCTTGGATACTTTCACacgattttcattttcatatggcCCAAATGTTTATTTCTCTTTCCTAAATTATATGTATCTACCCCGCCTCTAGTTACTTTATCTATTCCAAGTGAGTTCTGTTTTCCTAATTAGTGGCCAAAGAGTCCTTTCGTGATAACTACAATAGTTAAACTCTAGTCAATGGCTCATGACTAGTACTCATGGGTCTAGTCCAAATGAGAAATGATGGTTGTAATCCTAAGTGTGTAAGTGCAaggtaattattttaaaaaaaatgaataaatatgaaatccatatgaaacataataatttttttaataatagactccaTTATTTTTCCGAATGACTGGACCGTATTTAATTATACACTTCACGACTATACGTAATATTACTCGgtaaataaaaaactatttgCGACTTTCTAATACCTAAACGACACcatacatatatagatatatattattaatgaagtACGCTTAACAAGAACTCTACATTCTAATTAATtagcatgcatgtatgtatgctaTTTTGTCAGCTTCGATCTAATGACGCttgtagttttcttttcttttttgtggcATTCGTAGGGTTTATAGAATGACATGATCTACAGGACTCACGGGTTTGATAATAATATTGTTGGTCTTATATACAGCTCGTTAGTCATTATCCTGATCATGATGATGAAGCATCTTGGTATTAAAGGAGTTGGACATTATAGGGAATACGTTCAGCAAAGATGTCAAACTCTAATTACTTGTTTTGGATTATGCTTTCAAATTAAGTAGTTTTGTGTTCTGAAAttaaggaaaaaggaagaaaaaaatatatcaaagagAGCTTGAAATTCTGAAATTATTACATGTCCCCGACAAGTACTACATGAACACCTAAAAAGAAAGGGTAAGATtgtacttttatttaaaaatattgtacttGAAACGACTActacatcttttttcttttttctttttttggggtAAGCAAAACAAATGCTCCATTATTGAATTGGCTGAGCTGAAAGGCCATTTTCTTCTATGGACGATAATTTAATGCACAAGAAAAGACCCCACCAACCTTCTATTTCATATGCCCAACTCCCCCCACTTGTTTTGTCACTCCCCCCACACAAATGCTCTCTCGCCCACCCGACCATTAATGCCACAAACGTCAGAACTCACATCTCTCACGGCTCCATAGAACCCATTTGAATCCACATTCCTCACCAAGAATCTAAGAAAAACTAGAGATGGGAAAGAAAATGAAGCTCCCCTTTCTTTACAAAAACACCGAGATGAGATCGACATGGCCTTGGCCTTCTTGTAACCAACCTAGAACCCTTTCTTTCCGAACCAGCAATGTCGACGTTTACAATACCGTGAACTCAATCTACCTAGATACCCGCATTGATGTTTTAGAGAAAACTGAGTCATCCGAGTCCGCGAGCATCTCAGCGATCGGGGAAGACGGCGCCGAAATAGACCCAATGGAGACAATGATTCGAGGGCTGCGGTCGGAGAGGCTGTTTTTCAAACCCGGAGAGACGAGTTCGATCTTGGAAGAGGCAAATAAAGGGTTGTTTCCATTCAAGGACAGCGTGATAGTGTCAATGGAGTCCCAGCACCCTTACGTGGAGTTTCGGAAGTCCATGGAAGAGATGGTGGAAGCTCATGGGGTAAAAGAATGGGAAGGTTTTGAAGAGCTCTTGTGCTGGTATTTGAGGGCAAATGCGAAGAACAATCATGGGTACATTGTTGGAGCTTTTGTTGATTTGTTGGTTGGTCTTGCATTTGCTCCGTCgtcttcttgttcttgttctcaTTCTCCTCCTTCTCCCTTTTCTTCTTTATCTTCCTCTTCCACTCACTGCATATCCTCAACAGAAGCTGAGGAATATAGTGACACTGCTCCTTGTTTATCTTCATCATTAGAAGGTCAGAAGGGGATGATAAAAAGGTGGTAGTTCATCTTTAACTATCTAATCTaatggaaaaatatgcaaagtaCCAGTACGTTTGACGAATGATAGTGAAACGTCCTTCTCATACAgtgaaaactctctctctctctctctctctctctctctctctctctctctctctctctctctctctctctctctctcattcacaAAGTAGAAACATGTGGAGAGAACGATACTGCAGGCCAGCCGTGTGTGAAGGTAACAGTCGTCCATCTATTGCGCATGAGAGAAAGCGAGCTAATGAGACACACAAATTCCTATGCTAGCTATTTTCtgataatctta
This genomic interval from Carya illinoinensis cultivar Pawnee chromosome 10, C.illinoinensisPawnee_v1, whole genome shotgun sequence contains the following:
- the LOC122280104 gene encoding transcription repressor OFP13-like, translating into MGKKMKLPFLYKNTEMRSTWPWPSCNQPRTLSFRTSNVDVYNTVNSIYLDTRIDVLEKTESSESASISAIGEDGAEIDPMETMIRGLRSERLFFKPGETSSILEEANKGLFPFKDSVIVSMESQHPYVEFRKSMEEMVEAHGVKEWEGFEELLCWYLRANAKNNHGYIVGAFVDLLVGLAFAPSSSCSCSHSPPSPFSSLSSSSTHCISSTEAEEYSDTAPCLSSSLEGQKGMIKRW